CACCCCTAAAATAGAGGGCGTCCTCCTGGGGGGCAGGCACCTATTCAGCGCCCAGCACCTGACACAGAGTAGAGGCTCAGTCAACATCTGACCAAAACAAGAGCAAGTAGGTATCATGGGAGTCCAGTGTGAACAACGGAGAAGATGGGAAGGGGGACCCGCAGCAGGGGTGCCCGCAGGCAACAAGGCCCCGGGTAGGGGTGAGGGCAAGTGGGACAGATCTTGGAGGTGAGGAGGCCATGGTACTGGCCGACTGAGGTCCCCTGTGCGGCCCAGAGTCTGGAGCGAAGGATGGCCTGGAAGTGGCTgtggggatggaggaggaggctgcCCACCCACCTCCAGCCTGTTCTCCCTGGTGGAAGCCAGGTCCCCTGGCTCCAACCCTGAACCCCACTCCAGCCTTCACCCACAAGGCCCAGGCCAGCCTTGGTTTGACCCTCACCGCCTCCCTTTGGGGCCCAAAGTTCAACAGGGAGGGTAATCTTCTCTACCATTCTCGCCAGTCAAGCCGTGGGTCATCAGGCTACACTCTGGGGGCTGGCAGGGAGCAAGGGTCTCAGAAGGTAGGGAGGGGTGGCCAGCTTGCCTGGAACTCTGGCTGGGGCCAAGGAGTGGCTCTAGAGGTCTTCCCCTGATGGGCCCAAGAGAAAGGGCTAGAGGGGCCAGCAGAGGTTTGGGACCCAGCAAGGCAGGGCTCTGGAGCCCTGGCCGCTCCAGAATGGAGGTTGGTGGGCCTGGGGCCACTCAGACCAGAGGACAGGCCACGGCTCTTCACTTCAGAAGCCACTGCCAAGCTGCCACTGCTCCCAGAGTCCCAGCTTCCAGCCCAGGTCTACCCCAGCCTGGAACCTGAGGGTTCCAAAGCCCCCCACACAGCAGAGGGGAAGAGGGCCCCGTGTGGCCTTCTCCTGGACAAGAAGCTCCTCTCACCCCCTGACCCTGGGGTTCCCTATTCTTCTGCTTGGCAAGATGGCCTCTGGCCAtcaagaaagggaagggagggagggatggaaggtGACAGTTCTGGGCTCTGGTCGCCCTCCATGCACCTGTGAGCCCTTCCCAGTCCCAGGCACCTGGCTGAGGCACTCCAGGCCCGGCCCTGCATGGCAGGGGCACTGCAGCCCATCCCTGGGGGTCTGGAGCCACACTCAGCCTCCTGCCAGCGCCCCCTGCTGGCAGCCCAGCAGGCGTGTGCTGCCTCCACTTTGTCCCAGGACCCCAAGGCTGGGCAGTTACACCTCTGGGGTGGCAGAGCTGCCTGGCCACGCTGTCACTTGTTGGTGCTTTGGGGAGAGGGGACAGGAAGTTTTTGGACAGTTGGAAACTTGTCTGCCACGATGAGAGGGAGCAGAGGTTCAGGTGGCAGTGGGTAAAGCCGTGTGGCAGGGTCTCATTGGTTTCCTTCCCACAAGTGACCAGGTCCCCTCCACACTCGCCGCACCCCCAGTTCACCACTGGCCCATTGCTGTATCTTTCTTTATTGGTTTGGGGAAAACTGGAGGGGGCTGGAAGGCCATGACCATGACACAAGCAGGACCACCCACACTCAGCGAAGCACAGAACAGCCGTGCAGGAAAGACAGCCCCTGAGGCCCGCCTGCCAGCACCGCCTCGGcttttggtggggtggggggcaggggcggGAGAGGCAACAGGGGAGGGGATCCACTGCCCCCAGGCAGGGCAGAGCCTGGGGACAGACTTGGGGGTGCTCCATTCCAACCCCAGCACCATGCGCCACACCCTCGAATCTCAAACTCCAGCAGAGGCCAGCCCCAGGGGtgaagggttgggggaggggaccAAAAGCATCCAAGGGAAGGAAATCTGGGGGTCAGTCCACTTGGCCTTGGCATCTGTCTGAGAGCGAGAAGCAGAGGGAAAGGGGGTAGTTAGGAGCCGACCTGCCAGccctgtgcccccacccccacctcggTCAAATCCTGGATTTCTTAGAGGCCCTCTCCCCCTCCACTCCCTTGCCCAATCTCGGGCACCCACAGGCCCTCCCTGTCCTTCCACCTCTCCTGGGGCCCTggctcctccctctgccctctgccctcagcCCTCTGGCCTGTGGGGGCCACCCCACTTAGCTCTTGGCCACATGGAGTGCCACCACCCTCTAAGCTCTTCAAACACACCTGGGGATCACCACTTGGGGGGCTGGCCAGTATGGAGGCCTGAGTGGCTGTGGCGGGCCAGGCCCTGCTCAGAGGCCCCCTCGGCCTCTGGGCTCTGCCCCAGCTTCCGGATGTGGCGCAGGAATGAGGTGGCATTGAAGGCTCGCTGCCAGAAGAGAGGGAGATCAGGCCAGGCCTGGGCCAGGCCCCAGCCCCAAGACTGTGAGGACCACAGTGGCCACTGGGCAGTCACAGTGATCAGGCTACAGCTGGGATGCAGCGGGTGACCACACTGGGTCTGTCTCCACACTGACCTTCCAGTGCATCCGAGCAAAGTTCTTCTGGATCTGCTCACTGACAGAGCCTAAGATGTCCCTGTCGAAGGCTGTGTCCCCAGAGATCCTGGGGAAAGGCTGAAGGTCGGGGGGGGGCCTCTCTGCAGGTACAGTCCCCCTGGCCCTGGGGCAGCTCGGCAGGGCTCCCACTCACCAAAGATGCTGCAAGGCCTGTTGGCAGGTGAACCTCTTCTGGGGGTCTCGCTCCAGAAGGTGCCGGATGAAGTCTTTGGCTGGAGCAGGGAGGCTGGGTCAGCCCATCGGGTCCCCACTCCCTTGCATCACCCCCAAGCACGGGCCAGCCTGAAGCTCACCTGATTCTGAGATGTCATCCCAGAAAGGAGAGTCAAACTCATAGCTGGCCCTCAGGATCTGGTTGAAGAGTTCAGGGTCGCTCTCGTCGTAGAAGGGGGGATACCCACACAGCCTGGCACCCACAGATGAATCACCCAGCTGTCCCACCCTCCCCAACCCAGCAGGGGCAGGCAGGCAGCAGACAAGCCTTCCCAGCAGTAACTCACAGGATGTAGGAGATGACGCCCAGTGCCCACACATCTACGGCCTTCCCGTAGGGTTTCTGCTCCAAGAGCTCTGGGGCTGGGGGCCAGAGACAGACAGACGCACGCACAGGCACACACGCAGCCATGCCGCTCAGTGTCGCTGGCTCAGCCTACTCAAGCCCAGGAATGGCCCACACAAAGGCAACGGGCACAACAGCCTTCCCGGCTATCTAGGGTCCCCCAGGCCACCCCACTCCCAGCAAGCTTCAGGGTGCTGTCCCTCACCCACATATCCGGGGGTCCCACAGGCGGTGCCTAGCATGTTGCCAGCCTGGATTTTGGAGAGTCCAAAGTCAGAGACCATGATCTTTGAGTCCTCAAAGGGCGTGGCATACAGGAGGTTTTCGGGCTGTGACACACGGACACCGGGAAAAGGGCCAGGTCAGTCCTGATGCGGTGCCGGTGCTGGGACAGGATGAGGACTACACACTCTCAGGTTCCCCAGAGCCTTGGTGGAGTGGGAGATCAAGAAAGGCCCCAGCCGTGCTCCCGGGAAAACAAAGGCAGGGCCAGGTGGGCAAGTGGGAGGGTGGGGCGCAGAGGCCCCAGCCAGGCACCTTGAGGTCCCGGTGCACGATCCCCAGGCTGTGCAGGTAGGAGACGGCGCCGAGGACCTGACCCACCAGATGGCTGGCATCCTTCTCTGTGTAGGAGCCGCGCTCCATGATGCGATCAAACAGCTCGCCACCCGTCACCCTGGGGGTGCCAGGGGTTTGGCTGACCCAGGCACTCAGCCTGGCCTTCAGCCCCACTCACTGCTCAGCCCCTCCCCGGCTCCCACAGCCTGCCCAGGCCCTCCTCACAGTTCCATGGCCAGGTAGAGGTGGGAAGGGCTCTCGTGGACATCCTCCAGAGCAACAATGTTGGGGTGGCTGATCCTGCAACGGCAAGGAAGCACCTGTGGGCCAACAGAGTCAAGGGGTGCTCTGTCCTGAGGCCCCGGGAAaagcctcctccctcttctcctcctcccacctctgttCCCCATTCCCTACCACATGCCACCCCTGCCCGGTCCAGGAAGGCGGAGCTCCAGCCTGAGCCCTGGCCTTCCTTCTAAAGCCCATTTGAAAAGCACAGATCAATATCCACTAGCTCCCTGTGGCTGCCACAGGGACGTGCAGGCCCAGAGAGAGCACTGCCCCAGGCTTCCCAAAAGTTGGTGGCCAGGCCTAGACTAGAACCAGGGACTCCTTGCACCCCTCATCGACCTATGCCACATCCCAGGGCCCCGTGAGGTGCGCACCTACGGAGCACTGCGATCTCGTTCTCCACCAGGGCCTCCTTGCCCCGGAGGGCCTTCTTGGGGATGCACTTGAGGGCCACGAGGTGTGCGGAGCCCCGCTCCTGGGCCAGCACCACCTCGGAGAAGGCACCCCTGCCGCAGACACGAGCggtgggaggtgggaaggaagtgggaagagaaaagaggcaggagggagagagagggcagCGGGGAGGGCCCCCTGTGAAGAAGATGGGGAGGCCCTACCTGGCCCTGTGCCACCCCCCACGAAACTCAACACATGCCATCTCACAGActcactcacattcacacacccttatatattcacacacacatcaTCTCACACCCACTCGCGTAGTCACACACACATGCCATctcacacaggtacacacacacgaTCACACGCGCGCACACTCACGAGCCGAGCCTCTCGCGGATCTCATAGACGCTGCTGATGTCCTCCGTGTGTTTCTTCAGCAGCAGCATGTCtgcaggggcaggggagaggtGATGGgggtccctcctccctcccccgcaCCGGAGGCGAGGGCAGCTTCCTCCTCCACCCCTGTCAGGCAGGCCTCAGCCGTTGCCGCTGCGCTCGACCCTCCCCTCCCCCGTCCAGGTCCACACCCCCAGACGGACGCCTTGCAGCGAGGCCACCGCAAACGCGCCTCCACATCCCAGGCCTACAGCTGCCATCCCACGCCCCCACACCCTGCACCCCGACAGCGACCAGCGCCTGGATGCTGCCTCTCTGCCTCCACACATCCGGCCGCTTTCCAGAAGGCTCCATGCTCACCCACGCCGGTCCCTCCCCCATCCACACATCCACAGAGCCCACGCCCCAACCCCCGCGTAGACCCGCCACCCATGGCACAGCGCCCACAGGCACCCGCTGCCCAAGCCACCAAGCCGCCCGGGATGCACCTGCGACCCCCGCGCGCAGCCACCTGCCAAGACCGCGGCCACCCACGCGGCCGCAGACGCAGCCCGGCCTTCGGCGCCGCGGAGCAGGGGGACCTGGCAGCCTGGGCCGCACGCGTCCTGAGCTGCGTGGACCGAGCGCGAGCGGGCAGGGGGCGCGCCAGGCGTGACAGGTGTGCTGCGGGCGCGCAGGGCTGTGGCGGCTGTGGGCCAGACCTGGTGCGCCCCCGCCTCGCGCGTCCCCGCGCCCCAAAGCAGGTGCGGACCTGGAGCGGGTGCCGCAGCGTCGTTTAGTGCAGTGGCCGCCTCACCAAGCCCCCCGCCCGCTTCCcgccggccccgccccctccGCGCACGCCCCCGCCGGCCGCCCAAGCACGCAGTGGCCAAGCGCGGCCGCGGCGCCGCAGGGCACCTTGTAAGGCAATCGCCGGGCTCCGACTCGGGCGCCGGCCGCCACCGCCCGGCCCACTGCTCTCTCGCGCCGCCTCCCGGAGCTGCGGCCCAGCTGGGCcgacctcaggacctttgcaccaCCGGTGGCTGGCTCCCAGAGAGCTCTCTTCGGCCACAGGTCGGCAAGGCTCTCTGCCTTCCAGTCTCTGCTTTCACCGCCTCTCCGAGGACAGGCCGACCAGGCCACTTGCCCGAAAACAGCCTCCATCCCTAGCCCCAGGACCCTGCAACCCTGCACCACAGCTCTGCCACCCTGGGCTCCCGGCACTCACTGGGCTCCCTCTAGCTCCACCATTAATCCCTCACCCTCACTCTCTTCTCTACCCAGCAGCCAGAGCATTCCTTTTATTGAGATCATGTCACCCTCCCGCAGCTCTCTATGTCAATCCAAGTCAAAGCCTGAGTCCTTAGGGGGTGGCCTAATGACTGCTCTGGCCCCTCCCCACCTTTCCCGGCCACTGGCCTCCTGACTGGCCCTAACCCGGACCACATTTGCAGCTGCGTCCCAGCCTTTGCTcccctgcctggaatgttcttcgcTCAGATATCTGCCTGGCTTGGCTCCTCACTCCATCAGATCTCGGCTCAAATGTCCCCTCCTCAAACCGGCCTCCCCGGCTCTGCCTCTCCCAATTCTCCCCGCATACCCCTGCCCTGTCTTTAGAACGTCCAACAGCAAAAATCACCTTCTTCGCCTGGTCTTCCTCACCAAAGCGTCTGCTCCTAGAGAGTGTATCTCCGCGAACCCAGCCAAGACGAGCACAGGAAATAAGTGCGGGTGACTGAATTCAATTCTGCATCCAACAGTTACTGGACGCCCCTCGCTGCCGGCCATCCAGTCCCATGAGGTTCTGGTACCCTCCCTAGGGTCTGTGCTCCACATCCCCGCAGGTCAGCATCACAGGGGTTCCATCAAGTGGCAGGGTCCAATCTTCACAGTGACCCATGGGCCCTGGCATGACACAGAGTCTTCAAGAGAGTCTGCGGGGCAggaagagttttttaaaaatcattttcccaGACCTCAACTCCCATATATACTCTGTAAAAACTGGGAAATCTGAGGAGGCCCCTGGCAGCTCTTGCCCCCTGGCCTTTCCCAGTCACCCTCCCAGGGCACTGCAGAAGGCTCCAGGGACCCCGGCACTCAGAAGCTCCAGTCCTACCTGCTCATCTATGTGAACAGGGTTTCCTGGGACCGacatctaaaacagaaaaaaaacaggaatgGAACTGATGCTGAGCCCCTTCTCATGACAGCAGGAAGTGCAATTTGTTCACAGATACCTACAGATAATTCCCCAGAATGTCTAATATGCCAATGGTGCTTTGCTCAAGCCAGAAGAAGCATTAGCAGAGTTCTACAACATGGTCCCgggttataaaaataaatagaaatacacaTATTTCTGTGTCCCAGAGAAATATGGTGGCGTGAGTAATAAAAAACTGCCCACGTGGACAGAGATGGCACAAAGAGACCTCTCTGAGGGGCAGCAGATGGAAACTGGAGGCCAGAAGGAAAGCACCCGCCTCCAAAGTGGGCCTGGGAAAGAAGAGCCAACGGGCAGGTATTGGTCCACGAGGTGACTCAGATGCCCCTGGCCTCATGTAAAAACTGATGgcacaatttttgttttaaatcattgtATCATGGGGTTTTTtagtttgttattgttgttgttgttcttgtcgttgtttgagacagagtcttactctgtcacccagcctggagtgcagtggtgcaatctcagctcactacaacctctgcctcctgggttcaagcaattcccctgtctcagcctcctgagtaggctgggactacacgtgcacgccaccacgcccagctaatttttgtatttttagtagaggcagggtttcaccatgccaggctgatcaggctggtctcgaactcctgacctcaggtgatctgcccgcctcagcctcccaaagtgctgggactacaggtgtgagccaccgcaccaggcctgtATCATGTGTTTACAAGAGGAATTACACCTTCCggcctggcaaggtggctcatgcttgtaatcccagcactttgggaggctgaggctggaggatcacttgagcccaggagttccagcctagcctaggcaacatagcaagaccccactttctttttttctttttttgagatggagtgtagaaagtaaaaagttcctcttcaaagtttcccttcttattaaaaaataaatcataagtgttagaaataatagtttcttttaaagactaaCTTCCTTCAAGCCTCCTTGCTTTGTGCTAGTAACTCTTTGTTAAGCCCTATCCTATGTAGCTGTTAAACATGCTTACAGGCACGTAGTACATTCTGTGTCCTTGTACTTTAACCAAGATATCTGTGCTGGACGTGCTCACAGGCATGTCCCAGCTCGCAGCCTATGTCCCTTTCCTGTTTGGGAATATTATTACTTTTCTAAGTCATTTCGTaagcaacttcctcttttcctttatccTTCCATtgcttttacctatttttaaaagttttaaactaTTAGCCAATCAGGTTTTAGTTTAGATTGTGAGGTCTggctccagccaatggaaacaGGACACAGTAGCAAGGACAAACTGCGTAGGGGATAAAAATGCTTCCCTCCTTTGTTTGGTGTACTTgcatggcaaaactgctggcgagtGTAACCTTTCcgcagaaagttaaaaaatggcCTTGCTAAGAGAATTAAACttatgccaggtgtggtggctcacgcctgtaatcccagcagtttgggaggccgaggcgggcagatcacctgaggtcaggaattcaagaccagctgggccaacatggtgaaaccctgtctctactaaaagtacaaaaattagctgggcatggtgatgggtgcctgtaatcccagctactcgggaggctgacgcaggagaatcgcttgaacccaggaggcagaggttgcagtgagccgagattgtaccactgcactccagcctgggcaacagaataagactgtctcaaaaaaaagaaaagaaaagacccaactcaataagaaaacaacccaatttaaaaatgagcaaaagatctaaacagatggccgggtgcggtggctcacgcctgtaatcccagcactttgggaggccgaggcaggtggatcacgaggtcaggagattgagaccatcctggttaacatggtgaaaccccatctctactacaaatacaaaaaattagccgggcgaggtggcgggtgcctgtagtcccagctacttgggaggctgaggcaggagaatggcgtgaacccgggaggtggagcttgcagtgagccgagatcgtgccactgcactccagtctgggcaacagagcgaaactccgtctaaaaaaaaaaaaaagatctgaacagatgcCTCtgcaaagaagaaatgcaaatggaaaataagcatatcAGAAGATGTTTAACATTATAcatcattagggaattgcaaattaaaaccacaaggagataccgcTGCATACCTACTAGATAGCCAAAACCCCAAACACTGACAACCCT
The sequence above is drawn from the Theropithecus gelada isolate Dixy chromosome X, Tgel_1.0, whole genome shotgun sequence genome and encodes:
- the PNCK gene encoding LOW QUALITY PROTEIN: calcium/calmodulin-dependent protein kinase type 1B (The sequence of the model RefSeq protein was modified relative to this genomic sequence to represent the inferred CDS: deleted 2 bases in 1 codon), giving the protein MEAVFGQVAWSACPRRGGESRDWKAESLADLWPKSSLGASHRWCKGPEVGPAGPQLREAARESSGPGGGGRRPSRSPAIALQDMLLLKKHTEDISSVYEIRERLGSGAFSEVVLAQERGSAHLVALKCIPKKALRGKEALVENEIAVLRRISHPNIVALEDVHESPSHLYLAMELVTGGELFDRIMERGSYTEKDASHLVGQVLGAVSYLHSLGIVHRDLKPENLLYATPFEDSKIMVSDFGLSKIQAGNMLGTACGTPGYVAPELLEQKPYGKAVDVWALGVISYILLCGYPPFYDESDPELFNQILRASYEFDSPFWDDISESAKDFIRHLLERDPQKRFTCQQALQHLWISGDTAFDRDILGSVSEQIQKNFARMHWKRAFNATSFLRHIRKLGQSPEAEGASEQGLARHSHSGLHTGQPPKW